A segment of the Leptospira noumeaensis genome:
GAAATTAACTTTGGCTTTATATATCGATAGTAGTTTTTTATTAAATATTATCTATTCTGAAATAAACTCTGATAAATACTTAGAAATCTTCAATTCACATGAGAAAAAATTCAGTTCAATTCTTTTAGAAATAGAAACTTATAGATCAATAAATCTCTTTTACAATTTAAATCGAAAATTACTCAATAAAGCGTGGCTAAATGAATACGAAGGAACTTTAAATGAATTTCTCGCTCAAATTAGTTTAAAAAACGTAGATTTTGACGTGCAGTCTGAAATAAAGAAGAATAAGAATATATTGGAATTGAAATCTCTTGATGCGACACA
Coding sequences within it:
- a CDS encoding PIN domain-containing protein — encoded protein: MALYIDSSFLLNIIYSEINSDKYLEIFNSHEKKFSSILLEIETYRSINLFYNLNRKLLNKAWLNEYEGTLNEFLAQISLKNVDFDVQSEIKKNKNILELKSLDATHLATAIHFRRMISESLIICTLDDKFRTVSKKFEFNILPKSITK